The Mariluticola halotolerans nucleotide sequence CGGTGGACTGGATGCTATCGATACCATTGATGGTGTTGACCGCATCCTCGATGGGTTTGACCACATCATTCTCAACCGCTTCGGGCGAGGCACCGGGATAGGAAACCACGACCGCGACAACTGGCAGGTCGATATCGGGCAATTGCTCGATCGGCAGCCGCTGGTAGGAGTAAATACCAAACACCAATAACGCCACCATGATCATGGTGGCAAAGACGGGGTGATCGACGCTGATTTTGGTGAGAAACATCTCTATTCCCCAACGACCTGCACGGCGTCGCCCGCGCGCAATTCAGGCAGGGAGGCGCTGACAATCACATCGCCTTCGACAAGGCCCTCGGTAATGCCGGCCAGCCGGCCACCCGCCCATTGCTGGTCGCTGGTCACGCTCTGGCGCACCAGTTGGCCATCGGCGATTTTGAGCACATAGGTCCCGCCGGGGTCCTCGCGCAGGGCAAGTGCGGGAACCGCCAGACCATCTTCACGCTCGGCAACAACAATCTGGCCGGTGGCAAACATGCCGCCGCGCAGCTGCTGATCGGCATTGTCGATCATGACATAGACCGGCAGCGCGCGCGTGCCTTCCAGCGCCACGGGGTTTATACGGTCGACCACGCCCTCAAACTGCGCCCCGTCAATGCCATCAACCTTGATGTAGACGCGCTGTCCGGGTTTCACCCGCGTGCCCGCGCCAACCGGCACAATGGCCTGCATTTCCATGCGGGCCAGATCAACCAGCGTCAAAATCGCGGCACCGGTGGACACGAGCTGTCCCGGCTCCACCATGCGGGTCGCCACCACACCATCAAACGGCGCGGTAATCGTGGCATTGGCGAGGGATATCTCTGCGGCTTCAATCTGGCCTTCCTGTGCGGCAAGATTGGCGGCAAGCGCATCCACATTGGATTGCCCCTGTTCGAGCACGGAATCGGAGGAGAGGCCCCGTTCGGACAAGGTGCGGGTACGGGCGAGTTGGCTGCGGGCCAGCTCAAGCTGGGCCCTTGTCGCATCGGCTGTGCTTTTTTGCTGCGCCAGCTGGATGGTCAGGTTCTCCACATCCACCTGCGCCAGCAGATCACCCTTGGCAACGCTGTCACCGGGCCGCACGGCGACGGTATCGATACGGCCAGAAACCTGTGACGACAATTGCGATTGCACACTCGGTTTGAGGGCACCGCTCACCTTGATCGTCTGCTCAAGATTCTGGCGGGCAATGGTTGTCACCTCCATCCCGTTGAGCTGCATGACTGTTGGTGTTTCGAGGCCCGCAACCTCGGGCTCTGGTGCCGGTTTCGGGGCGAAAACAATCCAGCCGACAATTGCCAACACAATCAGCGCCGCCACAATCAGGGGCCAGCGCCGCCTTTTAACCGGCAGGCCCTTGGCGCGACGCTCTGCGTTTTCGCGCTCGCGGGCATTCATGGCCCAGTCCGGCTTGCCATCATCATCTTTGCGGGTATCCGGAGAATTTGCATCTGCATTCATGTGAATGGCCCAATCATGGATGGTTGGAAGGCATTAAAATACTACCGCGGCTTACTGCCTGGTTGTGACTTGGCGGCCCATGCCGCGAAAACGTCGGCGGTTTCCCGATAAAATGCAACAAGTTCCCGCACCCGCGTCTTTGCGCCACTTTCATCCTCGGGAAAGTCCGCCTCGGCTTCGGCAATCTCTGTGGCAATACTGGCCATGCCCTCGCTGACCGTCTGGATCATCTGACGATATGGATCAGGCACAAGCTCGTAGAAATCCTGACGCACGCCTTTCCGGCTGGTCAGACGCAAAACGCCCCTGTTGGCAAGCAGGCGCGCATTGGTGCTGGCGCTGGCCTTGCTGATTTCCAGCCGTTCCGCAATTTCCTGCAGGCTGAAGGCACGCCCCTCAACAATCATCAGGCCGAATATGCGCCCGGCAATACGCGGCCCACCCTCGCCCTGGCTGACCAGGCCCATTTTCTCGATAAACTTGTCCGCAGCATCGTTCATATGGCGTCCCTTCGCGCAACCTGTACTGCGTTCGCTTTGTTCAATCAATACTGAACGTACTGGATGGTCGAAATATTTATGCCGTTGCAGTGTCCGCCCGTCGCTCCTGCGTCCCGGCTCTCAGGCAGCGCCGTAACGCCACGAATGTGTTGGCTGCAATATCGGCGACGGCTGCGCACTGGCTGGCAACCTGGTCACTTGCCTGCGTCTCGAGGGACGCCTCGATCTCGCGCAGGGCCTTTTCCAGTTTATGTGCTCCGAGAAACGCTGCCGTGCCCACCATTCGATGTGCTGTCTCTGCGGCGGCGCGGCGCTGATCATTGCGCATGTGCATCTCGATATCCCGCAGACCGGCGGCGAGTTCCGCTGAAAACATGTTGATTCGGGCTGCAAGCGTTTCTGCGGGCAAAATCCCGGCCAGTTCGCCAAATATATCGGGGTCGAACCATTCACCTGCGGCGATATTGATATCCGCCGCGTCCGCCTGCCATGTGTTCCAGCCTGGGTCCGAAAGCCCGGCAAGGATTTCCATCAATTTGTCCCGGCGCAGCGGTTTTAACAGGCAGCCGTCAAAGCCCGCCTTCTCATGCACCTGCCTTTTTTGAAAGGAGGTATGGGCCGTCAGGCCGATGATCGGCGTGCGGGTGGATGCGCCTCCCGCGCTCTTGATCGCTTTGGTCGCCTCTATCCCGTCAACGCCCGGCATGCTGACATCCATCAGGATGAGGTCGAAACGGCGCGCGTTTGCAAGCCGAATGCCTTCGGTGCCATTTGCGGCCTCAACCACCACACAGTCCTGTTGGGCGAGCATATGGCTGACAATAAGCCGGTTGGTGTCATTGTCTTCAACAACCAGAACGGCAGCGCCCTGCCCGGCATTGTCTGCCCCGCGCGTGGCGACAGGTTGCAGTTCAGTCGCCGCCGGGGCGATCTGCATGGGCAGTTCCACCGTGAACACGCTGCCCTCACCCGGAGCGCTGGCCAATTTTATATTGCCGCCCATCCCCTCAATAAGCCGTCGCGTAATTCCCAGCCCCAGCCCGACGCCCATAGCGGGGCGATTAAACGAGGGATCCAGTGTCACGAAGTCGTCGAAAATCCGCTGCTGATCCGCCAGATCAATGCCAATCCCGTCATCCGCGACAATCAGTTTGACGATGGGGCGGCCTCCGGGACGCCTTTTTTCGGTGATCGATACGGTCACATGGCCGCCCGGGCTGAATTTTACCGCATTGCTGATCAGGTTCAGCAGGATCTGGCGCAGGCGCACCGGGTCGCTGAGCAAAGGCTGATCACGAAGATCGGCCTGCAACCGGATCGTGGTATCGCTATTGCGCGCGTCGGGCTGGCACAGGTCCACAACGTCCCCGGCCAGAGCCGGTACATCGAGCGGCTCCTCTGCAAAATGCAGCGTCCCCGCTTCAATGCGCGCAATGTCCAGAACATCATTGACGTGGTGCAGCAGGATTTCACTGGCATTTTCCGCCAGACCGACAAGCCGTTGCTGCTCGTCGGTTAGGCCGGTTTCCTGCAGGATTTGCAAGACGCCGATCACACCATTCAGCGGGGTGCGCATTTCATGGCTCATGACCGCCAGAAAGTCGGATTTCGCACGGTCAGCGGCCAGCGCCTTGTCGCGCGCCTCCACAATGGCCCGCTCGGCTTCACGGCGGCGGGAAATATCGCGGATATAGGCGATGTGAATCGGGCCGGTATCGCTTCTGGCCGCACCTACAGACAGTTCGGCGGCGAATTCCGTGCCATCCAAACGCCTGGCGCGGGAGACCAGACGCGGGATAACCCCCGGCCCGGCTGACAGCAATTTATCCAGCGCCGCGCGTTCCTCATCAGACAAGTCGGGTGCCATCAACCGGTCAACGAAGTCACTCCCCACCGCCTGATCGCGGTCAATGCCGAAAACGCGGATGGCGGCGGGATTGTATTCAACAATCCGTTTTTCGGCATCCGTCACGATGATCGGGTCCTGCGATGCATCAATGGTTTGCTTGAGACGGCTGCTGGCGCTGGCGATCTGTTCGGATTTACGCACCGATATCCTGTATTGCCGGAACAGAAAATAGATCGACACCCCCAGAGCCAGAACGAGAACAAGCCCGGCAAAAGCGGTTTGCAGCAGCAAAAGCGTGAAGGCGGACCGGCTTTCGTCAGAACGCTGGGCAAACAGGTCAACACCCGTCAGGGAAATCGCCCGCACTACAGGCAGCAAGGCGCGGAATTCTGCCGTCAGTTCCGCCACCGCCGACAGCAAGGCCGCATCCGGCCCGTCAATCACCGGGATGGCGGCATTGAGCGGCGCAATGATCAGCTTGATGTTCTGCCTGATGCTACTGTCATCGGCCACCGACCGCATGAACGCGCCCTGCTCCAGTGTGGTGACACGGCTATAGAAGGTATCGAAACGCCGCCGGAACTCAGGCAGGGCTTCGGCACCGCTATCGGCAACAGCCTCGCCACGCGACAGCAATACCAGAAGATCCACCTCCAGCTGCGACAAGGTCCAGTGCAGGTTGTCGCGCGGCGCGCTTTCCAGCGCTTTCAGTTCGGTTTTCACCTGCAATGCGAAATAGACGAACGCGCCGAGGAACAACAAACTCGCCAGAAAAAGCGCACAGATACGCGCGTTGCCCGTGGGACAAATCCTGGCGAATCCGGATCTGAGGGACACGGGCCTCTCCATTGCCACCTACTCCATGACCTCGATACGGGTCAGCTGCCAGATGCTGCGGGAATAGATGGTTTCAGATCTATATTCGCCGTTGTGATCGTAGGGATAAACGACCCAAAGCGGCCCCCGCTCGCGCACCGACATTTCCGCGCCGTCAATTTCATAGGCAAGGATCGGCCCGCCCTCGACAGCGTCACTTACAGGGATATCGACCGCATAATCGTTGATCGCGGTCGCTTTCAAAGTTTCTCCACCCGCGCCGGTCAGGGCCAGTAAATCCGACAATTGCACGCCGGTGAACTCACGCACACCTTCAGTCCAGATTGTGCTGGTTTCAAAGCTCGTGGCAGGCAGTGCCCTGAGCATTTCCATGTCGAACACCGCTTCAGTGCCGACATTGGTTTGCTCCACAAGGCCGGAGACGGTCAACACGATGTCTCCCTGCGGTTCTGGCAATGGTGCCATATTGTCGGCATGGGCAGGTAGTGCCAGAGCTATAGCGGCGGCGATGACGTATGGTCCCAATCTGGTCATGACTTCCCTTTCAAGTCCCCGGTCAACCTTTCTGGTTGCGGCTGTTTCGACACATGAAAGACCATAGCTATTCCCCTGAGACGTGCACGGGCGCATTGGAGAAAATACTAACCTTTAGTATAGGCGTGACTTCCGCATGGCTGGCATAAACCTTAGTATCATTGCGCAAGGGAGCCAAATGACATGCGAATACTTATTGCGGATGACCATGATCTCGTTCGAGAAATGATTGCCGATGTTCTGGAACGGGAGGCAGAATGCACGGTTGCCCATGCGGCCAGCATTGATGCGGTCATCGAGGTGCTCAAGCAGAGCGAACCGTTTGATTTGATCTTTCTTGATTACCAGATGCCGGGCATGAATGAACTCGCCGGCATGCGTCTGGTCATGCGCACAGCGCCGGACACACCCGTAGCCCTGCTCTCCGGGGTCGCCAACAAAACCGTGGCCCAGCGCGCCATAGACGGCGGCGCAAAAGGCTTTGTGCCCAAGACCATGAAAGCGCGCTCGCTGGTCAACGCTGTCAAATTCATGGTGGCGGGCGAGGTTTTTCTGCCCGTCAATTTCATGACCGGCGCGGATCAGGCGCCTGAAAGCGCCACCGCACTCGGCCTCACCAAGCGCGAGCTTGAGGTATTGGCCGGGCTTTGCGAGGGCATGTCGAACAAGGAGATCGGTCTGCGTCTCGATCTTCAGGAAGTGACAGTCAAACTGCATGTCAAAACCCTGACCCGTAAGATGAATGCCAAAAACCGGACCCATGCGGCCATGCTGGCACGGGACATGGCACTCCTCGCCGGCTGATCACTTGCAGCCCGGTCACACACAACCCGGTCACAACAACCCGCTCCCTTGCCACCTGCCCCCTTGCCTGCGGTTTCAAGGCCCGGATCAAACAAATATTCCAGCCTGCCCCCTTCCCTTGCCCCGCCGCTAGCTGGTATCGTGTTATCGTTAATCCAAAAAATCAGAGAGGCGCAAAATGCTGTATCGGCGTTTGGGCAAGTCTGGCTTGAAAGTCAGCGAATTTTCTTTTGGCGCGTGGGTCACCTTCGCCAAACAGGTAGATACGGGCGCGGCGGCCAGCCTCATCGGCACCGCTTACGACGCGGGTGTCAATTTCTTTGACAATGCCGAGGGCTATGAATCGGGTGCCGCCGAGCAGGTCATGGGCGATGCCATCAAACAGCTCGGGCTGAAGCGCGACACCTATGCGGTGTCGACGAAAGTCTTCTGGGGCGGCGAAGGGCCGATGAACAAGGGCCTGTCGCGCAAGCATATCGTGGATGCCTGCCATGCCGGCCTGAAACGGCTCGGTGTCGATTATCTCGACCTTTATTATTGCCACCGTCCCGACGTCACCACCCCGATCGAGGAAACCGTTTCGGCAATGCATAATCTGGTCACACAGGGCAAGATTTTGTACTGGGGCACCTCGGAATGGTCTGCCCAGCAGCTGACCGAGGCCTATGCCGTGGCGCGGCAATACAACATGACGCCGCCGACCATGGAACAGCCGCAATACAACATGTTCACCCGCGAGAAGGTTGAGGGCGATTACCGCCCGCTTTACGACCTGATGGGCCTTGGCACCACGATCTGGTCACCGCTGGCCTCCGGGCTTTTGACCGGCAAGTACAATGACGGCATCCCGGCGGACAGCCGTGCCAACCTGCCCGGCTATGAATGGCTCAAGGAGAATTTCGAGAGCGATGCGGGCAAGGCCCGGATCAACAAGGTCAAGGCGCTGGCCAAGCTTGCAGATGAAGCCGGCATGCCGATCCA carries:
- a CDS encoding hybrid sensor histidine kinase/response regulator; translation: MSLRSGFARICPTGNARICALFLASLLFLGAFVYFALQVKTELKALESAPRDNLHWTLSQLEVDLLVLLSRGEAVADSGAEALPEFRRRFDTFYSRVTTLEQGAFMRSVADDSSIRQNIKLIIAPLNAAIPVIDGPDAALLSAVAELTAEFRALLPVVRAISLTGVDLFAQRSDESRSAFTLLLLQTAFAGLVLVLALGVSIYFLFRQYRISVRKSEQIASASSRLKQTIDASQDPIIVTDAEKRIVEYNPAAIRVFGIDRDQAVGSDFVDRLMAPDLSDEERAALDKLLSAGPGVIPRLVSRARRLDGTEFAAELSVGAARSDTGPIHIAYIRDISRRREAERAIVEARDKALAADRAKSDFLAVMSHEMRTPLNGVIGVLQILQETGLTDEQQRLVGLAENASEILLHHVNDVLDIARIEAGTLHFAEEPLDVPALAGDVVDLCQPDARNSDTTIRLQADLRDQPLLSDPVRLRQILLNLISNAVKFSPGGHVTVSITEKRRPGGRPIVKLIVADDGIGIDLADQQRIFDDFVTLDPSFNRPAMGVGLGLGITRRLIEGMGGNIKLASAPGEGSVFTVELPMQIAPAATELQPVATRGADNAGQGAAVLVVEDNDTNRLIVSHMLAQQDCVVVEAANGTEGIRLANARRFDLILMDVSMPGVDGIEATKAIKSAGGASTRTPIIGLTAHTSFQKRQVHEKAGFDGCLLKPLRRDKLMEILAGLSDPGWNTWQADAADINIAAGEWFDPDIFGELAGILPAETLAARINMFSAELAAGLRDIEMHMRNDQRRAAAETAHRMVGTAAFLGAHKLEKALREIEASLETQASDQVASQCAAVADIAANTFVALRRCLRAGTQERRADTATA
- a CDS encoding GbsR/MarR family transcriptional regulator, whose amino-acid sequence is MNDAADKFIEKMGLVSQGEGGPRIAGRIFGLMIVEGRAFSLQEIAERLEISKASASTNARLLANRGVLRLTSRKGVRQDFYELVPDPYRQMIQTVSEGMASIATEIAEAEADFPEDESGAKTRVRELVAFYRETADVFAAWAAKSQPGSKPR
- a CDS encoding molybdopterin-dependent oxidoreductase; this encodes MTRLGPYVIAAAIALALPAHADNMAPLPEPQGDIVLTVSGLVEQTNVGTEAVFDMEMLRALPATSFETSTIWTEGVREFTGVQLSDLLALTGAGGETLKATAINDYAVDIPVSDAVEGGPILAYEIDGAEMSVRERGPLWVVYPYDHNGEYRSETIYSRSIWQLTRIEVME
- a CDS encoding response regulator, whose amino-acid sequence is MRILIADDHDLVREMIADVLEREAECTVAHAASIDAVIEVLKQSEPFDLIFLDYQMPGMNELAGMRLVMRTAPDTPVALLSGVANKTVAQRAIDGGAKGFVPKTMKARSLVNAVKFMVAGEVFLPVNFMTGADQAPESATALGLTKRELEVLAGLCEGMSNKEIGLRLDLQEVTVKLHVKTLTRKMNAKNRTHAAMLARDMALLAG
- a CDS encoding potassium channel beta subunit family protein; the protein is MLYRRLGKSGLKVSEFSFGAWVTFAKQVDTGAAASLIGTAYDAGVNFFDNAEGYESGAAEQVMGDAIKQLGLKRDTYAVSTKVFWGGEGPMNKGLSRKHIVDACHAGLKRLGVDYLDLYYCHRPDVTTPIEETVSAMHNLVTQGKILYWGTSEWSAQQLTEAYAVARQYNMTPPTMEQPQYNMFTREKVEGDYRPLYDLMGLGTTIWSPLASGLLTGKYNDGIPADSRANLPGYEWLKENFESDAGKARINKVKALAKLADEAGMPIHHMALLWCLCNPNVSTVILGASKESQLKDNLKALDSRDKLTGELIEKIETILDNKPAEPQTF
- a CDS encoding efflux RND transporter periplasmic adaptor subunit; this encodes MNADANSPDTRKDDDGKPDWAMNARERENAERRAKGLPVKRRRWPLIVAALIVLAIVGWIVFAPKPAPEPEVAGLETPTVMQLNGMEVTTIARQNLEQTIKVSGALKPSVQSQLSSQVSGRIDTVAVRPGDSVAKGDLLAQVDVENLTIQLAQQKSTADATRAQLELARSQLARTRTLSERGLSSDSVLEQGQSNVDALAANLAAQEGQIEAAEISLANATITAPFDGVVATRMVEPGQLVSTGAAILTLVDLARMEMQAIVPVGAGTRVKPGQRVYIKVDGIDGAQFEGVVDRINPVALEGTRALPVYVMIDNADQQLRGGMFATGQIVVAEREDGLAVPALALREDPGGTYVLKIADGQLVRQSVTSDQQWAGGRLAGITEGLVEGDVIVSASLPELRAGDAVQVVGE